One segment of Flexistipes sp. DNA contains the following:
- a CDS encoding efflux RND transporter permease subunit, with amino-acid sequence MNIIKFAINRPVTVIVGILLIVLFGLLSIGKLPVQLSPDIQLPKITVTTTWPGASPNEVEVEIVDKQEEKLKDLRGLQLMESSSYNSRSEITLTFDLEVPIDTAMVRVSNKLNEVSDYPDNANEPIIDASGAQGSPIIWMAVQSMPGNERHVDTYKTFFDDEIKPYFSRIEGVGNVMVFGGTASRLEIITDTDKLAVNSLSIPDVANSVAVANNDVPAGIMGVGKNSYRIRTKSKFENPDAPNSVVLSSDGVNTVRVNDVAKTQLGYEPQLNSIMHNAKPTIVMGITKQKGSNVLEITEKVRQEVKRLNESVLHDKGVNLKVVHEQTPYINTAINTVKMNILIGGILAIIVLILFLRSFSSTVTTAIALPVSAIGTFIFMNAFGRSLNVVSLAGISFAVGMLVDNAIVVLENIDRHRKMGKKPFDACYDGTVEVWSAVFTSTTTTIVVFLPIIFMQQEVGQLFKDIAIAITFAIILSYLVSVIAIPSIAHQFFKVSKNKKRKGESIGKFGMFFVNIIMFFSKQSLRNYFTRFATVISLTLMAVLTVYFLIPKAEYLPQGNQNLVLNILVPPPGMSYEKKKEIGNTIYEKTAPYFKQDYKDGIPKIEEIFYIGADRITLFGATSVHETEAKKMIPLFNRIINEMPGMYGVSIQTGIFQNDISEGRTVKVDVMGNDLQQITGAARKLYGAISQAMPEAQIRPVPSLEISYPEANIVPQRKQLAANGFNERDLGIIVDSLMDGHKIGDYKPGGKEAIDMVVTGQEDKYNSPEDIMDSTVATRNGDLLKLRDLADLQYTKGVTQINHLERSRVISLEVTPPEDIPLQTAMDTIAQKIIQPMKEKGALSGLNTNLGGNADKLAIALQSLSGNFLLAVIIVYLLMAAIFENFFYPFIILFTVPLAAAGGFVGLKLVNMFIAPQAFDVLTMLGFIILVGTVVNNAILIVYQTLNNMNNEGLGGVTAIIKSVETRIRPIFMSMMTTFFGMLPLVLAQGSGTELYRGIGSVLLGGLAISTVFTLFVIPSLLGIFIGHKKGEN; translated from the coding sequence ATGAATATTATCAAGTTTGCTATAAACAGACCCGTAACGGTTATTGTCGGTATATTGCTTATTGTTCTTTTCGGTTTGCTGAGTATCGGCAAACTTCCAGTGCAGTTGAGCCCTGATATTCAGCTTCCGAAAATTACAGTTACCACCACATGGCCCGGCGCATCTCCGAATGAAGTGGAAGTTGAGATTGTAGATAAACAGGAAGAAAAACTGAAAGACCTTCGTGGTCTGCAGCTTATGGAAAGTTCCAGTTACAACAGCCGGAGTGAAATTACCCTTACTTTTGATCTTGAAGTGCCAATAGACACGGCGATGGTAAGGGTTTCCAATAAATTAAATGAAGTATCCGATTATCCTGATAATGCTAATGAACCTATTATTGACGCTTCCGGAGCCCAGGGATCACCTATTATATGGATGGCTGTTCAGAGTATGCCTGGAAACGAAAGACACGTTGATACTTACAAAACCTTTTTTGATGATGAAATAAAGCCGTATTTCAGCAGAATTGAAGGGGTTGGTAATGTTATGGTGTTTGGCGGTACAGCAAGCCGTCTGGAGATTATCACCGACACCGATAAACTTGCTGTAAACAGTCTGTCCATTCCCGATGTGGCTAACAGTGTTGCTGTTGCTAACAATGATGTACCGGCAGGAATTATGGGAGTGGGTAAAAACAGCTATCGTATAAGAACCAAAAGTAAATTTGAAAATCCCGATGCCCCTAACAGTGTTGTTCTATCCAGCGACGGTGTAAATACGGTAAGAGTGAATGATGTGGCTAAAACACAGCTGGGATACGAGCCACAGCTCAATTCTATTATGCATAATGCAAAACCCACCATTGTTATGGGTATAACCAAACAAAAAGGCTCCAATGTCCTTGAAATCACAGAAAAGGTAAGACAGGAAGTTAAAAGACTTAATGAGTCGGTTTTGCACGATAAGGGAGTGAATCTTAAGGTTGTGCACGAGCAGACACCCTACATTAATACAGCTATTAACACAGTTAAAATGAATATTCTTATCGGCGGTATACTGGCAATCATTGTATTGATACTTTTTCTTAGAAGTTTCAGCTCTACGGTTACCACAGCGATTGCATTGCCGGTTTCAGCCATCGGTACATTTATCTTTATGAATGCGTTCGGGCGGTCGTTAAATGTTGTCAGTCTTGCCGGTATTTCTTTTGCCGTCGGTATGCTTGTGGATAATGCCATTGTTGTACTGGAAAATATAGACAGACACAGAAAGATGGGCAAGAAGCCTTTTGATGCCTGTTACGACGGGACAGTAGAGGTCTGGAGTGCAGTATTTACCTCAACCACCACCACAATAGTTGTTTTTCTTCCCATTATTTTTATGCAGCAGGAAGTGGGGCAGCTTTTCAAAGACATAGCAATAGCGATTACCTTTGCCATTATTCTCAGCTACCTGGTTTCAGTAATAGCCATTCCTTCCATAGCGCACCAGTTTTTTAAGGTTTCAAAGAATAAAAAGAGGAAGGGCGAGTCTATCGGTAAGTTCGGCATGTTTTTTGTGAATATCATCATGTTTTTCAGCAAACAGTCGTTGAGAAACTATTTTACAAGGTTTGCAACTGTTATCAGCCTTACCCTTATGGCAGTATTAACCGTTTATTTTCTCATTCCTAAAGCCGAATATCTGCCACAGGGTAATCAGAATCTTGTCCTTAATATACTTGTTCCCCCTCCGGGGATGTCATATGAAAAGAAAAAAGAAATAGGTAATACAATTTATGAAAAAACGGCGCCGTATTTTAAGCAGGATTATAAAGACGGGATTCCGAAAATTGAGGAGATATTTTATATCGGTGCGGACAGGATAACCCTTTTCGGTGCTACAAGTGTTCACGAGACAGAAGCCAAAAAGATGATTCCGCTGTTTAACAGGATAATAAATGAAATGCCGGGAATGTATGGGGTGAGTATTCAGACCGGTATTTTCCAAAATGATATAAGTGAGGGTAGAACTGTCAAAGTGGATGTGATGGGTAATGATTTGCAGCAGATTACAGGTGCTGCAAGAAAGCTTTACGGAGCCATTTCCCAGGCGATGCCGGAGGCGCAAATCAGACCTGTTCCATCCCTTGAAATAAGTTATCCTGAAGCGAATATTGTTCCTCAGAGAAAACAGCTGGCTGCCAACGGTTTCAATGAGCGTGATCTGGGTATTATTGTGGACAGCCTTATGGACGGACATAAAATCGGTGATTATAAGCCGGGCGGTAAGGAAGCAATTGACATGGTTGTTACAGGTCAGGAAGATAAATATAATTCTCCTGAAGATATTATGGATAGCACGGTTGCCACAAGAAACGGTGATCTGCTGAAATTGCGCGATCTGGCTGATTTGCAGTACACTAAAGGAGTGACACAGATTAACCATTTGGAGAGAAGCCGGGTTATTTCTCTTGAAGTTACACCTCCGGAAGATATTCCACTCCAAACGGCTATGGACACAATTGCGCAGAAAATAATACAGCCTATGAAAGAAAAAGGAGCGCTTTCCGGCTTAAACACCAATTTAGGTGGTAACGCGGATAAGCTGGCGATAGCACTGCAGTCCTTGTCGGGAAATTTTCTGCTTGCCGTAATTATTGTCTATCTGCTGATGGCGGCGATATTTGAGAACTTCTTTTATCCTTTTATCATTCTTTTTACAGTACCTCTGGCTGCAGCAGGCGGTTTTGTCGGACTGAAACTTGTTAATATGTTTATTGCTCCGCAGGCTTTTGATGTGCTGACAATGCTGGGCTTTATAATTCTTGTGGGTACTGTGGTTAACAATGCTATTCTGATTGTTTATCAGACACTCAATAATATGAATAATGAAGGCTTGGGTGGTGTAACTGCTATTATAAAATCTGTTGAAACCCGAATCAGACCGATTTTTATGAGTATGATGACAACTTTTTTCGGTATGCTGCCGCTGGTTCTCGCACAGGGATCAGGTACTGAGCTTTACAGAGGTATAGGAAGTGTCCTGTTGGGTGGTTTGGCAATATCGACAGTTTTTACACTTTTTGTCATCCCTTCACTGCTGGGAATTTTTATCGGACATAAGAAAGGGGAAAACTGA